A stretch of Anaerobiospirillum thomasii DNA encodes these proteins:
- a CDS encoding ATP-binding protein translates to MSLTNIQSLLRELDMRGALEQFNAYVNNPQELEATSIDTILTNMLTAEQNTRNKRRQESLIKASRLPVKAELCMILKDLERSDPTFINKIDSLSSLEFVEKCYNLTIYGKAGSGKTFIASALGRRNCCLGNSTLYYSTKDIIANLHMNLGSASYATKLKVITGKSMLILDDFCLTPYDADEKSILFDILDKRYGKKSTVILSQKSPDAWIDILKGGIDGDSLSESIVERCSNNNYTLIVPGTSRRTSVDED, encoded by the coding sequence AATCTTTATTACGTGAGCTGGATATGAGGGGAGCTTTAGAGCAGTTTAATGCATATGTAAACAACCCTCAGGAGCTGGAGGCCACCAGCATTGATACCATTTTGACCAATATGCTCACAGCTGAGCAGAATACAAGAAATAAAAGACGTCAGGAGTCTTTAATTAAAGCTTCTAGACTGCCGGTAAAGGCAGAGCTTTGCATGATATTAAAAGATCTAGAACGCAGTGACCCTACATTTATCAATAAGATAGATAGCTTAAGCTCTCTTGAGTTTGTAGAAAAGTGCTACAACCTGACCATATACGGTAAAGCTGGATCTGGTAAAACCTTTATTGCTTCAGCTTTAGGGAGACGCAACTGCTGTCTTGGCAACTCAACTTTATACTACTCAACCAAAGACATTATAGCCAACCTGCACATGAATTTAGGCTCTGCAAGCTACGCCACCAAGTTAAAAGTTATAACAGGTAAAAGCATGCTTATCCTGGACGACTTCTGCCTCACCCCATATGATGCTGACGAGAAAAGCATTTTATTTGACATTCTGGACAAGCGATATGGCAAAAAGAGCACAGTGATTCTCTCTCAAAAATCCCCAGATGCCTGGATTGATATTTTAAAAGGAGGTATTGATGGTGATTCACTGTCAGAATCTATTGTTGAGCGATGCTCTAACAATAATTACACACTTATTGTACCAGGCACTTCCCGCCGTACTTCTGTTGATGAAGATTAA